One Spinacia oleracea cultivar Varoflay chromosome 4, BTI_SOV_V1, whole genome shotgun sequence DNA segment encodes these proteins:
- the LOC130471335 gene encoding uncharacterized protein translates to MRYLMKRQFNVLDLSGHNFLEWTVDAQMNLKAQGLDHTIKDIMVPGTTEIKTATEQEKAKATVLIRHHLHDSLKTEYLMVENPKELWDSLKERYGHHKRVLLPKAQFDWTNLRFQDFKCVSEYNSTLFKIVSLLRYCDQAVTEDQMIEKTLSTFHANNILLQQQYRERGFKRYSEMISLLLVTEQNNDLLLKNHNLRPTGSMAFNEANVVESSNPPEANVAHRGGRGRFNHRGRGRGNHRGRGRGRGRGYLGPRNNNHKGNQQGNQKHTPSKEKDTCFRCGMTGHWGKTCRTAKHLVDLYQASIKGKGKVAEANYVDEENPSGPSFDVSDFFNDHPDSGNDLIFGDNSNI, encoded by the coding sequence ATGAGATATTTGATGAAAAGACAATTCAATGTGCTAGACTTGTCTGGGCACAATTTTCTGGAATGGACTGTTGATGCACAGATGAACTTAAAGGCCCAAGGACTGGATCATACCATAAAAGATATAATGGTTCCAGGCACCACAGAAATCAAAACTGCCACCGAGCAGGAAAAGGCCAAAGCCACAGTCCTCATAAGGCATCATTTACATGATAGCCTGAAAACTGAATATCTGATGGTGGAGAATCCCAAAGAGTTGTGGGATAGTCTTAAAGAAAGATATGGACACCATAAAAGGGTGCTCCTGCCAAAGGCTCAATTTGACTGGACTAATCTGAGGTTCCAGGATTTTAAATGTGTTAGTGAATATAATTCCACGTTATTCAAAATTGTATCATTGCTGAGATACTGTGATCAAGCGGTCACAGAAGATCAAATGATAGAGAAAACCCTATCCACCTTTCATGCGAATAATATTCTATTGCAACAGCAATACCGAGAGAGGGGCTTTAAGAGATATTCTGAGATGATTTCTCTATTGTTGGTTACTGAACAGAATAATGATCTTCTGTTAAAGAACCATAATCTTAGACCAACTGGGTCTATGGCATTCAATGAAGCGAACGTCGTTGAAAGCTCAAACCCACCTGAGGCAAATGTTGCCCATAGAGGTGGACGTGGAAGATTTAACCACCGCGGTAGAGGACGCGGAAACCACCGTGGCCGTGGTCGTGGTCGTGGCAGGGGTTATCTGGGCCCTAGAAATAATAATCACAAAGGGAATCAACAAGGAAATCAAAAGCACACCCCCTCAAAAGAGAAAGACACATGTTTTAGATGTGGCATGACTGGCCATTGGGGGAAAACATGTCGTACTGCAAAACATTTGGTAGATCTGTACCAAGCCTCCATAAAAGGCAAAGGAAAAGTTGCTGAGGCAAATTATGTAGATGAGGAAAATCCCTCAGGGCCAAGCTTTGATGTATCTGATTTCTTCAATGATCACCCTGACAGTGGCAATGATCTGATATTTGGGGATAATAGTAACATATAA